A section of the Streptomyces sp. CG1 genome encodes:
- a CDS encoding LacI family DNA-binding transcriptional regulator, translating into MAKVTRDDVARLAGTSTAVVSYVINNGPRPVAPATRERVLAAIKELGYRPDRVAQAMASRRTDLIGLIIPDARQPFFGEMAHAVEQAASERGKMVLVGNTDYIGEREVHYLRAFLGMRVSGLILVSHALNDLAAAEIDAWDARVVLLHERPEAIDDVAVVTDDLGGAQLAVRHLLEHGYEYVACMGGTAETPAVGDPVSDHVEGWKRAMAEAGLSTEGRLFEAPYNRYDAYRVALGILAGPHRPPAIFCSTDDQAIGLLRAARELRIDVPGELAVAGFDDIKEAALADPPLTTVASDRSAMARAAVDLVLDDGLRVPGSRRERLKTFPSRLVVRTSCGCVS; encoded by the coding sequence GTGGCCAAGGTGACTCGGGATGACGTGGCACGGCTGGCTGGAACCTCCACCGCCGTCGTCAGTTATGTCATCAACAACGGACCCCGGCCGGTCGCCCCGGCCACGCGCGAGCGTGTCCTCGCGGCGATCAAGGAACTGGGGTACCGCCCGGACCGGGTCGCCCAGGCGATGGCCTCGCGCCGCACCGACCTCATAGGCCTGATCATCCCGGACGCCCGCCAGCCCTTCTTCGGCGAGATGGCGCACGCGGTCGAGCAGGCCGCCTCCGAGCGCGGAAAGATGGTCCTGGTCGGCAACACCGATTACATCGGTGAACGCGAGGTCCACTATCTGCGCGCCTTCCTGGGCATGCGCGTCTCCGGGCTCATCCTCGTCTCCCACGCCCTGAACGACCTGGCCGCCGCCGAGATCGACGCCTGGGACGCCCGGGTGGTGCTGCTGCACGAGCGGCCCGAGGCCATCGACGACGTCGCCGTCGTCACGGACGACCTGGGCGGCGCCCAGCTCGCCGTACGCCACCTGCTGGAGCACGGCTACGAGTACGTCGCCTGTATGGGCGGTACGGCGGAGACGCCGGCCGTCGGCGACCCGGTCTCCGACCACGTCGAGGGCTGGAAGCGGGCCATGGCAGAGGCGGGGCTGTCCACCGAGGGCCGGCTGTTCGAGGCGCCGTACAACCGCTACGACGCCTATCGCGTCGCCCTCGGCATCCTCGCCGGGCCGCACCGCCCGCCGGCGATCTTCTGCTCCACCGACGACCAGGCGATCGGCCTGCTGCGGGCCGCGCGTGAGCTGCGCATCGACGTGCCCGGCGAGCTGGCGGTGGCCGGCTTCGACGACATCAAGGAGGCCGCGCTCGCCGACCCGCCGCTGACCACGGTCGCCTCGGACCGCTCGGCGATGGCCCGGGCGGCGGTCGACCTGGTCCTGGACGACGGGCTGCGGGTGCCGGGGTCGCGCCGGGAGCGGCTGAAGACGTTCCCGTCCCGGCTGGTGGTACGGACGTCCTGCGGCTGTGTGAGCTGA
- a CDS encoding response regulator transcription factor, with amino-acid sequence MSSLLLLTNALQPSTEVLPALGLLLHNVRVAPAEGPALVDTPGADVILVDGRRDLPQVRSLCQLLRSTGPGCPLILVVTEGGLAAVTADWGIDDVLLDTAGPAEVEARLRLAMGRQQIVNDDSPMEIRNGDLSVDEATYSAKLKGRVLDLTFKEFELLKYLAQHPGRVFTRAQLLQEVWGYDYFGGTRTVDVHVRRLRAKLGPEHESLIGTVRNVGYRFVTPEKADRSGDKTDRSGDEAKARADRAKAEDADASAVPSGEEIHADV; translated from the coding sequence ATGAGTTCTCTGCTGCTCCTGACCAACGCCCTCCAGCCGTCAACGGAGGTGCTCCCCGCCCTCGGCCTGCTGTTGCACAACGTGCGGGTCGCCCCGGCGGAGGGCCCCGCCCTGGTCGACACCCCGGGCGCCGACGTCATCCTCGTCGACGGCCGCCGCGACCTCCCGCAGGTGCGCAGCCTGTGCCAGCTGCTGCGCTCCACAGGCCCCGGCTGTCCGCTGATCCTCGTCGTCACCGAGGGCGGTCTCGCCGCCGTCACCGCCGACTGGGGCATCGACGACGTGCTCCTCGACACCGCCGGCCCCGCGGAGGTGGAGGCACGGCTGCGGCTGGCCATGGGCCGGCAGCAGATCGTCAACGACGACTCCCCGATGGAGATCCGCAACGGCGACCTGTCCGTGGACGAGGCGACGTACAGCGCGAAGCTCAAGGGGCGGGTCCTCGACCTGACCTTCAAGGAGTTCGAGCTGCTCAAATACCTCGCCCAGCACCCGGGCCGGGTCTTCACCCGCGCCCAGCTGCTGCAGGAGGTGTGGGGCTACGACTACTTCGGCGGCACCCGGACGGTCGACGTGCACGTACGGCGGCTGCGCGCCAAGCTCGGCCCGGAGCACGAGTCGCTGATCGGCACCGTACGGAACGTCGGTTATCGATTCGTTACGCCCGAGAAGGCCGACCGGTCCGGCGACAAGACCGACCGCTCCGGCGACGAGGCCAAGGCCAGGGCGGACCGGGCAAAGGCGGAAGATGCGGACGCCTCCGCCGTGCCGAGTGGCGAGGAGATCCACGCGGACGTCTAG